gtTTCAAccagtttttaaacttttctttaagctttcctaattttaaatctttatgtaattaattattaggaTATCTCACAATGCAGTTGACATCAGTTCTTTAAAACGAACACAtaggtttaatttaaaattaaacatgacttcaaaaaatttaaattccaagtacctgtaaaataatttcgaatttcatcaaaatgagtaagtcattatatgaaaaataaggtCAAATTTAGGAGAGTAGAAAATTTATCTTCATCTGGACTTTGTATGTAGCAACTTAATTGTACTAGGACATGGACAGTGTTTCTTaggatcatttaaaaatttaacgcaaatcttaattttagttataaatccCTAGATTTTGCTATTATTACTCTCTAGTAGacgtatattttgaaattaatttgattaattggcGTATCAATAAATAAACCCTTTAGGAATAATGCACTTCAGAACGAAGATACGGACCAATGGACACAATGGATGCTACTAGTCGTTGAATTCTGCTTAAAATAGATTCCACCAATTCCAAATCAAGCAAATATTGGCGAGTTCATTGGAAATACGGCAGAATGCTTACTATATACTGACGAGTTCGAAAATGAGTGtagtaatttagaatttttgcaaACTATTCCTCACAGTCACTTTAGAATTTCAACACAAGCCAATGACGTACGCTTGCAAAATCCGAATTTATCCTGATAAATCCTCTTTGTGGAATTTCTCTTCGTTTTATGCTAACCTATAGAAATTGGTGATTAGAAAGTCGAACGAAACCTAGTGGTTcttgttgaaaaaaatcatttcataaaaagaaaatcgggcgtgaaattttaattctattttttaaagttttaattgaaaatttttcactaTTCAAATTTATCGGTCaactataatttagaaaataatttttttaattcaattttcttggATTCTGGAAAAGTTTTTCAAACTATTATagctcttttttaaaatgtttattggtGTAAAAAGTCCTCAATATTTCCTGGAAAACTTCTTTCTAACTTTAGAATAAGGGGACAAATGAAATGTTTCGCACCAATGAATTAAAATGTCAAGCTGGAAAAAAGAACATAGTGCTATTTGTGAGAGAATAAAATGgagttgaaaataaaacaattacccAACGTACACTTTATATAATGGGATTTAGGGAAAGTTGTcgaaaaaatgaaacagaatacttagttcttttaaaattgatcaaCGGGTGATCTTCCCCTGCTGTGATGCAACTCACTTAATCATGAAGCAATTATTCTCGGTGGGTGTATTCATTTTTTACACCtccaaaaataaatagataaataaaaaagaaggaacaAATAAACCTGAACTCTTTAAGAAAGAACATTCGTATTTGAgccattttcaaatttctttcagtgAAATCGTTTGCACAGAACGAAAGGACAACTATGTTTTGGAATTGAATGTCGATATTGGAGGTAAgcgaaagaaaaataacaaaaacgctTTTTGTTATTACTACGAATGTTTAGATGATAAATGTGTGAGACTAAATTTATCATATTAGtctaagaatttattttgccTCAAATTCCAacgaagaacatttttttacgaactatgattttcaattatgttttaaCAGAATTATTTAGCCTATGTCGcgcaaatcattatttaaatcagaatttcaCAAGTAAATTCTCTAATAGAATCTTTTCACGCgcaatttttgttgaataaatttttattaaaaaggataatTCTTAAGAAAGCAATACCAGCAAGAAGGTATAACTGTTTAAATACTGGTGAATCagtatttaaagcaaatattttattttccggaaattttaatgaagtaaaaaagtgaattttatagCAATAAGATTTGAAGGGCAACTTTAAGTcctaaatttaatgttttgatctaattaatttaattactaattttagatataaaaatttcaatacatggAAGATTATAAccttcaaatttacttttaaaaatctttattgaatatTCGCAAATTCTGCACATTAAGCCGTGTAATCTTAATTTTGACAATAGATCTTTAATCATCAATTCTTTATGATatcaaagtttaattttctaTACGCTGTTTGTGTTCTATGTATATTTTTCGATGGAGCAATTAGAGTAGGTATGTAGTAAAACATAGGAATACAGATTTTACTTTGtctattttatatgtaattgaaGTGTACgttaaaaaagaattagattttaatattttcattttataagttaaaaaaaccttcaataaataaaaaaatccacttCAAATGGAAGAAATTGCATGCCTTTATTTCATTGCGTATCGCCCATGTTTGGAGCACAATTCTTGcccgattaaatatataacatcATTTGATGTCAATTTATTTGAAGTGTATAGGCTTTCCAATgtgtttctttataattattcaatgaataatcAATATTGAGTAATGTTAAAAGTTTAGCATTTGCTAATTGATGATAagtggtactaatttttttatatataaaactctaACGTAGGTGTCACAGAAAACGCTCTTATTACTTACTGTTCGAATGGCaacgttgaaatgtaaacaaaccaacatacaaattcaaatgtaaacaaagcaTTCAAATAAGCTGTTTCATGTGCTTTTTGTTCTGTGCTTTTACAACTGCATTGAATTCAGCGCTTCGTGTAGCTAATTAACGGAGTTCTAAAATATTGTTAGTAATGTTCTGAAGACAATTCGCCGTGTCACCGAAAAGCCAGAgtgaagaagatataaaagaaatcaagaaatatgctTCAAAGTTTAATTGAACGAAAAAGTAGATTTAATCGTCATCAGATGGGAAACCGTTATGATTTGTCTTTGGAAATTGGTATTCATGTTTTCCAAAACaactatcttataaaaataatcgttgtattaccttaaaattaaaaaaaaatcacttttttaaggATGTCACTTCCATTTCCGTAGAATTTTCCCttcattttataactatttttaattcattttgatatattatatgtaataatttttttaaaagttgaatagtATTAAAACTCGTCCATCAAAACAATCAATAGTGTATTTTTGTCAATTCGTGTAATGGTGTAGATTTGCGTGTGGGATtttcattttcgcttttattccataatatatatactttaatttgcAGTAAGCTGATTCAACTGGATTTATGTATTTGCAATCGTATCACATAACAAGgtgcacaatttttttaagaaaatggatcgcataaattatttaacaatttagaaaGTTAGTAATCTGGAGGAAGAAAACAAATGACCTAGTTCATGATAGTTTCTATTACTATTTAGGAAAATTCTGGGTTTATATCTCAAACattcgtattttatttttgaatatttaattgctgTTATTTTATTTCCAGACATAACAATATCAAAAGAAACATCCAATAAAGTCATTTGATGATGTTTTGCTTGATTCTCTTATCTTCTTTCATTGCTGTCAAAGgaactgaaaattcattttatccatttattataCCCATCAGTACAGGCAGAGGCCATAGTCAACATACCACTCATGTCTTCACTCACCCgtaagttttatattataaaattttcattattaattataattttttagctaGTTGAggttcttttttaaatgattcctttaaaatgatatgattttattaaatactagccgcctttggcgaccagctggttcgccaatcttaatgttcgttaaaattttaataattaaatgttttatgcaattccaactttaatagattcttcagcaaaatattttaaaacttcaaattttgattgtcatataattcactcataatattataaaggccttcagtcataacgtgatatgtatctctctcattttctgttacccctcgtagaatttatgctttaaattaaagtgtaaatgattaatctgcaattaatataataatattttttactgaaacaaagcatttttttaataatatgattactgataatagagtcactgagcgtttaaactttatgggcactaaagaatatctttcttaatttatgtaatatctcaagaatttgtcaacaaaattttctcagattcatcatgaacagatcgattaatgaacaatgtttcattttaaatgcattaaacactaagaaaataaaatgaatcgtttcaaataatcggtctaaaacaggtttaaaaaactacttaaaaaacgatgtacttaaaactataagcatatacaaaaaaaaatatataactaacataaatacaatttacttacaaaagcatgcaactaacctaaaaataatttaaatcatccgttgaaagtggttgtcatgacaacaatcagaacaatgcgcatgcgtgaattttcttcgccagttaggtaacgcaaatgcatgaatttttctacgccagttggggtaacgctaggcagattatacatttttaatttcctttattcggtgttattttaattcaaaagtacttcagaatgaatctgaaacatggattaataaccaatgtttaattttaaatgcataaaacattaagaaaataaacagaatcgttaaaaacaatccgccgaaaaatattaaccctagcctcattactgttgggagaaaaaagaaacggaagccttactcatttggcggtgggggaaatggaagatttttttggcggaaaggttggcggtggggaaaatggaagatttttttggcgggaaagttagtttttaattaataattaaaatttcaaaaaaagggaccccaggtgcacattcccgacctctaaggtatacatgtaccaaatttgatagctgtatgtcaaatgacctggcctgtagagcgccaacacacacacacacacacacacacacacacacacacacacacacacacattgagttttattataagtatagatataactgccagaaaaatctattttttatgttatgtataataattctttttcaacaaTCATGAAATTTACTCCAATTGTAAAACATCCTGGTCATTCAACTAGTTTCTtttcgaaattattgaaattttaacattaaactgACATGATAGATCCTGTATGTTTTACAAAACGCGATATATTGAATGTCAATTGATTAGGAGATAAAAGCTAAAACACCTAATAGTTAAGCTACTTTTCCATTCTAATACTGAGTCATTTATCAATGAAATGACAGTTTCTTTTTGGTGTGTTTTATAAGGGggtaataattcaaataaaatttatcattgttaACTACaaaacagataattttaacataattttgaaaacattttgtaacattCAGAGTAAGTATTTTTCTTTGCTCtagagctaaaaaataaaaatgttaagtgCAGTtcggaataaaaagaaaattgtagcaATTCCATCTTATATAAACCAGcgggtctcttcaaaactttctcgcatattctctaataaactcgtcataccagagaacaccttgcatggcctTGGCGtgaaatagttatgaaataacttttggtgtgaatttagcatttttactgaatctatcgtgtcattcttggcgattaatccctagcatgcgattaatagcatccgaaaatccactttgtgctttagacacatttttccaaccgactgaaacaaagatttcactcaaaactgcacttgtagtcacatatctaattttatatatttgtcattgagtttttgaattatcgcgtttacatgttcctgaaagtacagaccgacagagaATCAATTCCTTCTtgggtttggttcaaaattcgacagaCTTTCTACACTATAGATCTGCTAAACCTGTATAtagaatcttatctatctagttcttttcgttttggaattatcgtataaatttatattcgaaagCCGGACAGACGGaatttttctgaatagattttactcaaaatttgataggaaccTGCAAATTCGGAGTAGAGACCGTGTACAAAACTTCAGCCgcctagctcaaaacgtttttgagttatctttgtcacagacaaacagacggacattttccaaaaatgtgtttttcgaactcaggagaccgtgtacaaaatttcagccgcctagctcaaaacgtttttgagttctctttgccacagacaaacagacggacattctcctaaaatgcgtttttcgaactcagggttttctaaaatatggagattcgtcaaaatctcgagttcaaattttctgACAGTTGCTATACTTTCACTGCACTTaatgtaattctcttcaaataatactcattctttctggtgaacagcattttattttcggacacattttttatGTCTCTTCaggtagactgttacagattaggacaccacTCACAATTGGGTGCCTCGTCTCggtcacagaatcgttcttacacactcaaagtttttatacaatgaagaattaacaaaaactttgtactcgacagatacgccatctatcgaaGTGAAGCTGTAACACTATgtatgagagaaagtaaaaagacgaaaaatttttaaatattaacagcgaatatataaaaattatacatcatgtattaagtttttaaaatgcatagtattaataagataatatgtgatttatttatgtatttttcttaattgaCAGTGTGATCAGAACTCAGGTGCTTGTGCTAGGTGCCGGTGATCATCAACCCCAATCCAGTGATGAGCAGTATAGGGACGGCTATCACTATGACCAAAAATTTCAGCAGACTTATAAATACCGACCTAATGATTACAGAGACGAATCTTCTATTCATCAGCCTCGAGCCCATGGTTTGTCACCAAGCGCCAAATATTCAATTCCCGTAGAACAGTCTTCCTGGAAACCAATCCGAAGTATTCCATTGGACTATTTACCTTTGAAATATTTGGGTGAAGATGGACCTGCAGTTGCAAAAGTGGTATATGAATCGATGAGCGCATCAAAGCACAGcagtgatgatgatgatgaaggTCCTTTGATATTGCCAGTTGGTATTAAAAAACTTCACAATCCCCAGTTAAGGCGACCTCCAAGAAGAAAACCGGAATACTTTTATGGTAATTCGTTAACAGAAGGTAGACATACAAAAGAACCGCAAATCTTTAAAGTTCAAATAGGACAGAAAGGTACTTTTGTGAGAAGTGAACAGCGTGCGCCAAATAGTGTTCATTGCCAATGCCGTGTACCAAAAGACTGAGTGAAAGATagatttaactattatttttagtaatactattgatttttttatatgtatttttaatttttgtggtcATTTTGTGTTTCTCTTTTAATGAGATACCCTTGTATATAAGTTTATTCCAATTTACAAATgagtcttattttttattttgccattCCATGTTTTCATGTATTTGTCGTGGTACATTTGACTAAAATCATTAGTGGTGCTTAATAAGGAAAATTTCACTTAGAATTTATTAtagttgagtaaaaaaaaaattctgatattaaatacatcaGAAAACATTGCatttgaatgaattaagaaaaagcaatacgttaggtaaattttaaaaataatgtgcgttttttaaaaataagatcgaattataattttctctaatattttaaaagacaataaattcaaaattcaaatgatattgCCAAAAATGTGTATTGCAGTAGTCTTTAAGTAAACCCTCTTTACCCCAAATCGACCCTTCTTATAATCTGGCATTTTCAGAAGGGCAGTAAAGAGCATTAAGGTGAAAACAAATCACTGgtacaaatttcattgattttagcgtaatgtaaataattgatttcaatttttttagtaactCATTATAGTTTTCTGTATAATTTGGTACATTTTGTAATATACTGTGCAATAAATATTGattcttcaattaaaatgaatttcttcataTGAAATTCTATTAATCGGACTATTTCTCCAATCTGTCAGTCGTCTGGTCTGATATCTAGCAGATTACTGAGAGTCTATTGTACTAAATTtacaaacaagcaaacaaaaaaaaaaaaccgcattaTGAAATGGCAATTctgtttaaaactgaaatatttctttacatttttaatatactttcagctcaaaaacatagttttttagttttactGTAATTTTAGTTTCGTGATGCCTATTGTTAAGTtatgatataaaaagtaataattgtaTCTGcactcaaaattgaaattaattctaaataacattatgttttcagaaatgaaaataaaattcagctgttaaattccttataaaagtaagatatatctttaaaattttattttctgattaagaAACAAAAAGATTAATATACTTACAAAATGTCCAATTTTTTCGGtgattattcttttattgaaaattgagtAAAGACAATTCTGccattcttttcaaaaaagttttaaaatgattgtaGATATAACGGAAATTAGTAATGAATACTTTTGACAAGTTTTAAACTTGTGGTTATAAAACGAttcgtattattaaaaaagagtAGAGCTGTAAGGTTTTActcacattcatttttaaaatcaatttttgggggtaatttattaaaatttgtatctatCTTTTCTATTtggcaatatttagaaaatatatataaaacaaagagaaaattataaGACATAAGAATAGGCTGCAGTTTATGTCCAATCACGACAAAATTGTGCCTCACGGCAAAACAATTTGCCAAATAGTCCCTACTAAGATGGCTACAAGATATGGTAACAAACCTCTTTTAGGGTAATCAGAATCACCACATTTAGCAATCACCACAATTGTCCAAAAGAGTTCAACTTTTGCGATTGCCTTTTTTTCATAAGTACAGcgagaaagtaaataataaaaaaacttctcACTATTTTTAGAGACAATATTAGTTAAAGAGATTCAAAGGAGTCAATTCGTCGTCATGTGATGTGCACAAATGGATTagatcatttgaattttaaaatcccttgtctattttgtaataaaaaatatcacagtaCAAGTAATCAGGAATGAAAGATCGGCCAATCCAAAGGCAAGGGGTTAAAAGGAATGCTGAAATTATCATGAATAGCAAATATGGGCCCTGAGAATCACTTAAAATAAAACGGTAACAAGCCTGAAATGCGTATGACTTAATAAAGATACAGTCATTAGCGGTGAGATAACAACACTAATACTGTGCCTTTAAAGAGATTGGAGTCTTTgcttattaataaagtaatttctaaaattcGTCCTCGATGTAAAGCCTCTGGCATACTGCAAAACTGAAGATAGGACCAGTGGCGGATGTATGCATTTTGCGGTTCTATGCAGCAAGCATTatgatatatctttttaaataacattgtttCACATTGTTAATTTAgttaacatgttaatgatttatattgttaatattttatagcaGCTTTATGAAAATGTATATACTATTATTTACTTTGACTCATAACTAGACAGCATTAATCTTTGAActcaaaatcatttaaacataCATTCGCTGTTTTCTAAATACTTTCAtaacaaaagtaaacataacGGCCCAGATAGGAACATGACCGTACAATGAGATactaatattatcttaatattttataacgtacagaattcacattttttacaaacattgattcaacaataaatttaatatttttttcactggtTTGCCTGTGGTCCTCCATTTCAGCCCAGCAGCTCCGCTTGTAACCGCCTAACCAACGTAATCCGAAATTCGCCTCTAGAGCGGATGTATTGTGAGCTGCATAATAaatacagtatataatcacatttGTTGTGCGATCATGACATCAAGTGCATTGTTGAATCAAcgataaaaattactttacatgATAATTGCTGATATTGGAAATGTATTAATTCTTAgctagaaaaaattatattaccaaaatttaaaatcaaaaaatgaaagcatgcaaaaaagtgaataatagagaaatagtACCCCTCAAATTTTTAACGGTTTTCAATATTAACagttattgttataaatatccTGAAATGTAgttgcaaatatattaataatcatatattGACTGTTTTCGAAATCTGAATAaggaaataataagtttaaaaatatat
Above is a genomic segment from Argiope bruennichi chromosome 1, qqArgBrue1.1, whole genome shotgun sequence containing:
- the LOC129980647 gene encoding uncharacterized protein LOC129980647, yielding MMFCLILLSSFIAVKGTENSFYPFIIPISTGRGHSQHTTHVFTHPVIRTQVLVLGAGDHQPQSSDEQYRDGYHYDQKFQQTYKYRPNDYRDESSIHQPRAHGLSPSAKYSIPVEQSSWKPIRSIPLDYLPLKYLGEDGPAVAKVVYESMSASKHSSDDDDEGPLILPVGIKKLHNPQLRRPPRRKPEYFYGNSLTEGRHTKEPQIFKVQIGQKGTFVRSEQRAPNSVHCQCRVPKD